In the Acidobacteriota bacterium genome, AAAAAGCAGGTGGTAGTTCCAGAAACGGGCGCGACTCCCAGTCCAAGCGGTTGGGCGTCAAGCGTTTCGCAGGCGAACTGGTTCACGGCGGCACCATCATCGTCCGTCAGCGTGGGACGCCCATCAAGCCGGGTCTCAACGTCGGGCGCGGCAAGGACGACACACTCTTCGCACTGATCAACGGGCGGGTCGAGT is a window encoding:
- the rpmA gene encoding 50S ribosomal protein L27, with the translated sequence MAHKKAGGSSRNGRDSQSKRLGVKRFAGELVHGGTIIVRQRGTPIKPGLNVGRGKDDTLFALINGRVEFESRGRRGRFVRVDPVD